Proteins from one Plodia interpunctella isolate USDA-ARS_2022_Savannah chromosome 7, ilPloInte3.2, whole genome shotgun sequence genomic window:
- the noc gene encoding zinc finger protein Noc: MVVLEDGGMMTTNPNQYLQPDYLTPLPSSLDSKKSPLALLAQTCSQIGADTLPTKPLLPPLDKKKVNSVSESISRSSPNNNQSKDKTRSTPEHNKHLAFKPYETNVVSKKPEETRPSSKASSDSSDEKKSGKSTPGRKSTPPSTENGKHSPSAENKASPAGSSGTSPIIRSGLEVLGHGKDHLGAFKNLPGLPGFNPLAGLCCPPGMEQHGNPAFRPPYAGAPFSAHHAAMLAAAAAFPGSSPNPYLGYARVKTPAGGETLVPVCKDPYCTGCQFSVNNHHLLMSNGSCPAGCTQCEHQKYNLAMAMALSQQGAAAGGLPYPQLGRPYVCNWIVGESYCGKRFGNSEELLQHLRSHTTDGATTSTAQSTQPSLLNPLNPLFTTAGLRSAYPTAPLSPLSASRYHPYSKTGLPASLGASPYGAFNPALGPFYSPYAMYGQRLGAAAVHQ, encoded by the exons ATGGTCGTGCTTGAAGACGGAGGAATGATGACTACCAACCCTAATCAATATTTACAACCTGATTATCTGACGCCTCTTCCGTCctct TTAGACTCGAAGAAAAGCCCGCTTGCGCTTTTAGCGCAAACGTGCAGTCAGATCGGCGCGGACACTTTGCCGACAAAGCCGCTGCTGCCGCCGCTTGACAAGAAAAAAGTGAACAGTGTTAGTGAATCTATTAGCCGTTCTTCACCAAACAACAACCAGAGCAAGGATAAAACCCGGTCAACTCCAGAACATAACAAACATTTAGCGTTCAAACCATACGAAACAAACGTTGTTTCTAAGAAACCAGAAGAAACTAGACCCTCTTCAAAAGCCAGCTCCGATAGTTCTGATGAGAAAAAATCAGGAAAGAGTACTCCTGGAAGGAAATCAACTCCGCCGTCCACAGAAAATGGGAAACATAGTCCATCGGCAGAAAATAAAGCTTCGCCGGCGGGTTCCTCCGGAACTAGCCCAATCATTCGTTCTGGACTAGAAGTTTTGGGACACGGAAAAGACCACCTTGGTGCATTTAAGAATTTACCCGGCCTGCCTGGATTTAATCCTCTCGCTGGACTTTGCTGTCCACCCGGAATGGAGCAGCATGGAAATCCTGCATTTAGACCGCCATACGCGGGTGCTCCATTCAGTGCCCATCATGCCGCTATGTTGGCCGCTGCTGCAGCATTCCCCGGCTCTTCACCAAACCCATATCTCGGATATGCTAGAGTTAAAACGCCCGCCGGCGGCGAAACCCTCGTTCCTGTGTGCAAAGACCCTTACTGCACAGGATGCCAATTTTCCGTCAACAATCATCACTTACTAATGAGCAATGGATCATGCCCCGCCGGCTGCACGCAGTGCGAACATCAAAAGTACAATTTAGCGATGGCAATGGCTCTCTCACAGCAAGGAGCGGCCGCGGGCGGTCTGCCGTACCCGCAGCTCGGCAGGCCTTACGTTTGTAATTGGATTGTCGGAGAATCATACTGTGGAAAGAGATTCGGAAATTCTGAAGAGCTTCTGCAGCATTTAAGAAGTCACACGACGGACGGTGCGACAACTTCGACAGCGCAATCTACGCAGCCATCATTGTTAAATCCCTTAAACCCACTTTTCACAACTGCCGGACTTCGCAGTGCGTACCCAACGGCTCCTCTGAGCCCGTTGTCCGCAAGCCGGTACCACCCTTACTCCAAAACTGGCCTTCCCGCGAGTCTTGGTGCTTCACCTTACGGTGCCTTCAACCCAGCACTGGGGCCCTTCTACTCTCCATACGCCATGTATGGTCAAAGACTCGGAGCAGCTGCTGTGCATCAGTAA